Within the Echinicola sp. 20G genome, the region CCGGGGCTATTATCATTCTTCCATTAGATATACCGGTAATGCTAAAATTCTTATCTATCACCGTGTTCACGACTATAGGGAGTTATTTGATTTATGAATTCATCATTAGGAGGATAGGTTTCTTAAGGCCGTTGTTCGGGTTAAAATGGACCTTCAACAAATATCAAGACGCAAAAAATGCTATGGAAACCGTGGGACCCATAAGACAAAAATAGGCTCTTAGATTACCATTCAAGTTTCGATTAAACTTCAAAAATCTCCGTTTTTAAAAATTACTATTATGAAAAATCTATCTATAATTCTCTTCCTGTTCTGCGCACTTAATGCTTTTGCTCAAACCAATTCACCATTGGGTAAAGAAAATGAAGTAACCCATAAGTGGCGCGTAAGTATGCCTTATTTTATTATTACCGACCCTCTTGGGGGAGGGTGGAACGATCGTACAAGTACACAAATGGTCGAACTTCATATAAAACGTAACCTGGACAATAAGAATATCATAGGGCTGAAGCTTGCCACTTGGCGATTATTCCAACCAATGGGAATCCAATGGGGGGATGGCCTTTTGGATAAGCTAGAGACAGAAAGTGAATTTTATCCAGGACATGTGCGAGAAAGAGGAATAGGTATAACCTACCAAAGAATGCTATGGAAAGGGCTGTTTGCCACTGTTGAAGTGCTACCACAATTCCAAACCTATATGGATCTGGATGGTAATCATATTGGAAATGATTTTAAGATTTATAATTCCTATCATTTGGGCTACCATATCGCATTTGGTAAGAAAAAACGGTTTTTTATAGAGCCACAGGTTCATTGCCAGCACTGGATGTTTGATAACAATGCTCCTGATGGATTTGAGGCATTGGACGATAAATGGGCGAACTATTTTCTGTTTGAGCCGAACATTTACGTTGGAGTGAAATTTTAAAGTATCGTCACCTTCTAAAATGAAAAACGGGAATTCACTTGTAATACAAACCATTTCAATCCTGGCATTTGGCTGTATTCTAGTAGTTTTATCGGGCTGTGCCTTTGGTCTACAGCCTTTACCGGACACAGTTCAGGAAGAAATAAATGATGGAGTAGATCACGGCATGGATGGCGTCATCGTCTGTGTCAATCGCCCAGATGAAATCAAGCTTTACGCTGCTGGTTGGAAAAACCGTGAACATCAGATTCCTGCTGACCCTAATGCATTGTTTAAGATTGCGAGCATCAGTAAGTTATATATCGCGGCTACGACTACTCGATTGGTTGCCGATGGAAAATTATTATTGGACAAAACACTGGCTGAATATATCCCAGAAATATCCGGAAACATTGAATTTGCAGATCAGATTACCCTGAAGATGGTGCTCAAACACCGAAGCGGTATACTCGATTACAGTTCTCAACCAGAAACTGCAGGAGAAAAATTTGATGATTACCTCTCATTCGCAGCCCGGATTTATGGCAAGTCTGCGGTATTTAGGCCCAATAAGAAATATGGATATTCTAATACCAACTATTTGTTAATCGGGGAAATCATCGATCGGACATTAGCGTACTCTCATCATACTTATCTACGTGATGAGCTATTAAGGCCACTTGGTTTGAGTAATACCTACAATGTACCAGGTGAAGTGGAATTGGAAGACGTGATGAGCGGATACATCAAAGGTTGGGAAGCGGATGTAAAGGACTGGGAGTTTCCGCTGCCTGGCGGCTCCATGATCGCCACTGCAGAAGATGTAAGCATCTTTTTAAGGGCACTTATCGATGGCACCTTGTTCTCACCTGAGGAGCAGGACATCTATACATCGGTTTATCCTTACGAACATACCGGTTGGTTACCAGGCTACACGAGCATTGCTCGCTACCACCCTGACATTGACGCAGTAGTGGTCCAGTTTGTAAATACCAGTGGCAAAGAAATCTACTGGCTCTAACTCAAAAGGCTATATAAGCGTAATGTTAGAATTCTTGAAAAGAAATATAAATCCATAGAAAAATTACGATGAAAAAGCACATACCATTGAATAGCACCTTCATTCAACGTTTATTTGGTCACTTAAGAAATCATCACTCGAAATATATGAAGTACCTACGATCCGACCCATTGTTA harbors:
- a CDS encoding serine hydrolase, whose protein sequence is MKNGNSLVIQTISILAFGCILVVLSGCAFGLQPLPDTVQEEINDGVDHGMDGVIVCVNRPDEIKLYAAGWKNREHQIPADPNALFKIASISKLYIAATTTRLVADGKLLLDKTLAEYIPEISGNIEFADQITLKMVLKHRSGILDYSSQPETAGEKFDDYLSFAARIYGKSAVFRPNKKYGYSNTNYLLIGEIIDRTLAYSHHTYLRDELLRPLGLSNTYNVPGEVELEDVMSGYIKGWEADVKDWEFPLPGGSMIATAEDVSIFLRALIDGTLFSPEEQDIYTSVYPYEHTGWLPGYTSIARYHPDIDAVVVQFVNTSGKEIYWL